The region CATATATGGCGGGAAAGCTAAGGCTTTTCTCCCACTTGTTCTCATTGATCATAATCATGTTTATGCATCTCATCATAATTCATATCCTCATCAATTTGGTATTCATACACGAGATACCACTATGTTAGAAGCTATGTTCGGTAGCCCCTTCAATGACGTCCACGTCCGTCAAAGTATGGTTCTGGTTCGAGTGGCCATGAATGTCCGCCGGCGCATATCGCTGGATCTGCGGTGATTGGAATTGGTGCCAGCAGCTGGTGCAAAGTTAGCTATATTTCGATATACATCCACCTCAAGGTTACTGACCTTGGTGCTTGAAGCACATAACGAGCCATGGCCTCTCTAAACCGacttttatattctttcgGACTGGTAACGGTAGGCCGGTTCTTGCCTCCACCGGCGAATCCGCGGTCTTTGATCCAGGATTCAAGTTTCTTATCCCAAGTGTATGTACGGATACAGTCGATAACACCAACCACTAACTCGGATCGACTCTCGTCAATGGCGATCATCAGTGAATAGTCCATCACATTTTGACGTCCCAGGAACAGCGTGTCATTCCATACGCTTTGGCTCAGAAGCTTCTTCGAATGTTCTCGTGCGAACAAAGGCGTCTCATAAATGAAGTCCACCATGTTTTCGTCCAGAAGAACCTCATTGCGTTCACCGGTACTCTGCACCTTGCGGTTCCTCATCGATCCCTTGAGATCGAAGATTCGTGTTGGGACTCGGTCATAAAAGAGGTTCTCCATCAACAAGAGGAACCAGTTAAACTCGGTGTTTGTTGCAGGGTCCTTGATAATCACCTGGTAGAAGCCAAACATCTTTGCAATGGCAGACGGGAGCTCATGGAACAAAGCCTCAGACATTATCTGAAAATACGCTGGAGCAAATTTCAAGAAAGCCTGGGTCTCGATGGGCGACAGTGACTTAAGGATGAACCGGTCATCAAGGGTCTTCAGAAACAGTGAGTTGGTCTTTCCTCCCTTTGAATCCCACTTGGCGCATCGGGATAGTGACTCGACAATGCGATCAGCGATTCCACACTTCTTACGCAGGGCGTCGAATTGCTCAGCATAGAAAACCTTGCACAACATTTTTGCCTGGCCTTCCTGGAACTGATACTTGAGGTGGGTTCCAGTGGATCGTAGAAGAGCATGCTCGACTCGCGCTTCATTCATGTCTTCCGTATCACTCTCCGAATCAAGCGGCTTCTCAGATTCTTCGTGACGTCTTTGTATGTTCGCCaacttttctttataatcACCCGAGTCCAATGCGAATGCTATCAGCGAACTCGGCTCGTCCTCACGCACTATTATATCGCAGTCTGCAAAGACGTGATCAGACATTGTGAGAGGGTAATCAAGTGGTGCCCACCCGCTGGCTGATCTTTCTGACCAAAAGTTGGTTAACATCTTCAAGAGATTACTCCTTTCATGTTTGGGGAGTTCCTTAAGATCTAAAGACTCCTCTTCTGGCGACATCTTAGCTAGTTCATCATTAGGATCCGTAACATGAAGACCATCTGTAGAGGTGCGTTCCTCGTCACTATGCCcttcctcagcctcagcctcggATAGAACGTCAATGTTCTGACGTTGTTCTGGTGCCAGTTTAGGAGTGGATGGCTTGGATGTCGGGGGACGCTCCTTTTGCTCCTCTATCGAGGGAAGCCTTGCGGATTCCTGGCTCCCTCTACTTGAATCGTCCGCAGAGACTCGAGGGGTCGATGAGAGAAGATCATCACCTTCGGCAGAAGGTTCACGCTCCTCAACTGCCTCACGGACATTCTTGTACACTTCCACGATCGGTTTCGAAGAAGCAAGCGGGTATGCACGGGAGTGACTACCCTTGGCAGCTCTTTGGTCTCGCTCCCGCTGCCGTTCTTTCTCAAACTCACGGCTCAATTGTTCGAAATGTTTCGCCAGAGACGATACGCGGTTTTTCTTCGTAGGTATTGAGCGAGGTATTAAAGATTGGCCTGGTGTGAGTCGTCCACTCCGGAATGCGCCAAGACCAAATCGCTCTGACAACTTCTTATCCGACTCCTTTTTATCAGAATTCTTTGATTTGAACTCCAGAGGGGGACTCGTGGTGCCACTAGATCGTTGCAGTTTTCCTGGACCAAGTCTAGTCCCCTTCAACGAGTCTTGAGCCATATCTTTGAGGGGCTGGATAGGCTGTGAACGGGCGCGGAGTAGaggtggagaagaagcttTCCCACTGCGACGGAAGGAGCCTTCGGATGGCCTTGGAATTGAGGAAAATCCGGGTTGTGGTGTGGACGGTGAGCTAATGGGAGGCTGCTCAGTTTCGTTACTTTTTTTGTTACTCGTGTTGGTGTTCTTTTCCTGCGTAGCATCCGCGTCCCCCGGTGTTGCTTCACGATTGTCATAGCCAGATACAGGTTTTGTAGTGGCGTCGGTGTTTGACGATGGAGCCATTTGGGGCTTATTTGAATTAGAATCGGCAGTTCCCGATCCTTTTTCAACTTCAGTGCCCTCTTGGACGAAGTCTTGCGATGTAGATACCGGTATATCTCCTGAAGTAGGCGATGGGGCAGCTGAACGTAactcatcagcatcgactTTTTCGTCAGGCAAGAgagcttttttcttctcgcccGAGTGCTCCTCGACAACAGACGCCAAGAAGTCCTGGGCCTTTTCAGGAGATAGTGTCATGCGGCGAACTATTCGAGCTCCATCTGGTGTTTGGCTTCGCTCGTTTTCGGCTTCAGATGGGGTCGTCGGTTGGTCATCAGTAGAGGTGAGAGATGTGACCGAAGGGTCCCTGTCCAAGAAAATCTTCTTCAACTGCAGAGTGGCCAGTCGTCTAATATCTTTCTCTGAGGGGAAGAAATTCTTCTCAAACTCAGCAAACGCAGTATCCCATTCCACGACTTTCTCCTGGACGGACCTCATAACTCTATTCAAAGGGATGACCTCCCAATACCGGGAGTTCATGTacccatcctgcagctctttAATCAACAAGGTGTGATCTTCATTGACCTTCTTCGTCAAGCGTTCGATCTCCTTCTTGCAGTCTTCCATTAGGTCCGGAATGACGCTCTCTACATTTATTACTTTGAGCCGGGCCTTGACAGAAAGCACAAACTTGGTGATTCGCTGCTCGTTTTTCTGATAAACGTCGTTTTTGAGCCTCAGGTCATTATCGACTTTCCAGGTAACTCTTGTCCTGGGAACAATGATCTCGAGCAGATTGACGGCATCATACTGAATCCGAATAGCAATGTCTTTGAAGCCGAAGTAGCGGAGGTGGTCACGTTGCAAGTCATGGGGGCAAACGCCGGCACGAGCGTGGAGATTCTTGCTCCAGAACGAGAGTTCAAGGTACTTTCCGAAGGAATATTTCCACGTGCTGTCGGACATGGGGAAAACCTGAGTTTCGTTGCCACATATTTTGCAGCAGCTCCACATCAAGATTGTATCCTGGAAACCACGGAGTTTTGAAGGATAAGGCTGCGTGAAAATGCTAATTTGTGCCTCACCATGCACATACTGCCGATGATGCTCATACATGCGCTTTTCGCACCCGTTGACGGTACAAACTGCATTTGCGTTGAGGCAGATATCTTCGACATACTGTCCAAGCGTACAGTCGGGTTCGAATAGTGCATCGTCTCCATGCTCATTGTAAAACTCTAAAGCAAGAAGATCCGGTCCGGAGCATGGAATCGATGTTGTAGTGCAGACAAGGCTAAACAGGACGACGATGTTTTGATGCGCATATGGATCAAAGAGGCCAACCGTGCCAGATATGTAGGCTTCCCATTGGCGCTTCTGAGTCTGGTAATGGTGCAATGCTCGGTCGTATTCGGCATCATGGACGGCTTGTAGAACCTCTTTGACTTTCGGGGACGCTTCTTTGGGTGCCTCATGAACCATTTCTGGCGTTATAAGACTGAACTTCAGATCCTTAGTCTTCTCATCGGTCGACTCATCATCATGGAGGCTTTGGTCCCGAAGGCGTTTCAAGTAAGCCAGCCTCCGTTCCATGCTCCTGGCGCGCATAAGTAGGTGAGGAGGCTCGAATTTAACAAAGGGGGACGCGGACAGAA is a window of Aspergillus puulaauensis MK2 DNA, chromosome 4, nearly complete sequence DNA encoding:
- the FAB1 gene encoding 1-phosphatidylinositol-3-phosphate 5-kinase FAB1 (BUSCO:EOG092600X0;~COG:T;~EggNog:ENOG410PG1R;~InterPro:IPR017455,IPR002423,IPR011011,IPR002498, IPR000306,IPR027409,IPR027484,IPR013083;~PFAM:PF01363,PF01504;~go_function: GO:0005524 - ATP binding [Evidence IEA];~go_function: GO:0016307 - phosphatidylinositol phosphate kinase activity [Evidence IEA];~go_function: GO:0046872 - metal ion binding [Evidence IEA];~go_process: GO:0046488 - phosphatidylinositol metabolic process [Evidence IEA]); its protein translation is MAPQASQGTSSPSASSIFLPLGRRSSRASLSTQAERDSLNAALDQIHTAAYQSDALTVFNEFASPPAPASAVDDKSISDEIQGGLSGLYSRLRTSVGGMRDMVSGVGKSAEDSRRSQSDRLTIKRSPESMSVETQQHPGSPLPSTLNSPTSIGHPSTHDGSMASGAAKSSKVSSKAGSISSKASVAPSATSRPHNVALPNPPGNSGAADPTVTEVHVNAIKESARIMNDTPIAQSLHDTQILDSSGTDNDDYPRTTSLSSSGWSQKRTHSPVLQAKGYNSYEGSVVVDAGSTHSGSQVRDNSRRPDGRTSREADAGHPSSIRKNKPSIDGAQDATLLPDRTRSDSSLSHPPDPSATAPVSGTGSVNQFTSGDDSAYAEGRTPSTIATSMSFMDGEAQTNESLKSRAQNDSKERPQITRSGRLPGYPTSQISSVNTAMGSPTIISPINTNFDRMPFRNAQSRPPNSGDGVVTQLRSRLLSKDFWMRDENAKDCFHCGEPFSTFRRKHHCRTCGQIFDSKCTLLTPGDKFGQPGTIRVCKPCEHMINGHDDDSSDFSDSEQSPILVNPRVSELSAGNSSRIGADDDDAASIISQSNPMKTPTMAIPATRRAGEGHNRRSAVLEISPDRPLARPTSSRSLKSTMSGRTHSMGHKRHHSRQQVIRNFKPYHDERAPFQRRHGDDSPFEPRLPAFHKDNIIDPDLAQYLSDDASSGDEQPSLLAAVSEGPLSKNGGENERTTLGGFFASIKKGRGDRSTAGGRDLDDNSISSVRATNPPRSSRRRNLSVASSIHRNSPRTSKEGIFNPYDHQNSGYALPATLNSSGFKMTRSSSMRGSGAPPVEMGKASLQHVRKLLRQLLDDSSVPYPRSWETALLPILLKAADEVDPEVQGGDDMDIRHYIKLKKIPGGLPGDTSYVSGLVFSKNVALKSMPRSIAQPKILIIAFALEYARHQQQFMSLEHVIRQEREFLENLVSRISALRPNLLLVEKNVSGLALELLDNAGIATVYNVKSSVLEAVSRCTQTRVITSMDKLVTTPVSSECGSFDVKTYVYRGQRKTYIYISGCQKELGCTVVLRGGSNDVLARVKKITEFMVYVVYNLRLETCVMRDEFAQIPTSPTAEKKLDDTPHQRPQSSLAVMHDTSNVQSPNPEHDTSSQDKVVSNEVTDVPDDVPMPTYYEDIVRDHETKLLSASPFVKFEPPHLLMRARSMERRLAYLKRLRDQSLHDDESTDEKTKDLKFSLITPEMVHEAPKEASPKVKEVLQAVHDAEYDRALHHYQTQKRQWEAYISGTVGLFDPYAHQNIVVLFSLVCTTTSIPCSGPDLLALEFYNEHGDDALFEPDCTLGQYVEDICLNANAVCTVNGCEKRMYEHHRQYVHGEAQISIFTQPYPSKLRGFQDTILMWSCCKICGNETQVFPMSDSTWKYSFGKYLELSFWSKNLHARAGVCPHDLQRDHLRYFGFKDIAIRIQYDAVNLLEIIVPRTRVTWKVDNDLRLKNDVYQKNEQRITKFVLSVKARLKVINVESVIPDLMEDCKKEIERLTKKVNEDHTLLIKELQDGYMNSRYWEVIPLNRVMRSVQEKVVEWDTAFAEFEKNFFPSEKDIRRLATLQLKKIFLDRDPSVTSLTSTDDQPTTPSEAENERSQTPDGARIVRRMTLSPEKAQDFLASVVEEHSGEKKKALLPDEKVDADELRSAAPSPTSGDIPVSTSQDFVQEGTEVEKGSGTADSNSNKPQMAPSSNTDATTKPVSGYDNREATPGDADATQEKNTNTSNKKSNETEQPPISSPSTPQPGFSSIPRPSEGSFRRSGKASSPPLLRARSQPIQPLKDMAQDSLKGTRLGPGKLQRSSGTTSPPLEFKSKNSDKKESDKKLSERFGLGAFRSGRLTPGQSLIPRSIPTKKNRVSSLAKHFEQLSREFEKERQRERDQRAAKGSHSRAYPLASSKPIVEVYKNVREAVEEREPSAEGDDLLSSTPRVSADDSSRGSQESARLPSIEEQKERPPTSKPSTPKLAPEQRQNIDVLSEAEAEEGHSDEERTSTDGLHVTDPNDELAKMSPEEESLDLKELPKHERSNLLKMLTNFWSERSASGWAPLDYPLTMSDHVFADCDIIVREDEPSSLIAFALDSGDYKEKLANIQRRHEESEKPLDSESDTEDMNEARVEHALLRSTGTHLKYQFQEGQAKMLCKVFYAEQFDALRKKCGIADRIVESLSRCAKWDSKGGKTNSLFLKTLDDRFILKSLSPIETQAFLKFAPAYFQIMSEALFHELPSAIAKMFGFYQVIIKDPATNTEFNWFLLLMENLFYDRVPTRIFDLKGSMRNRKVQSTGERNEVLLDENMVDFIYETPLFAREHSKKLLSQSVWNDTLFLGRQNVMDYSLMIAIDESRSELVVGVIDCIRTYTWDKKLESWIKDRGFAGGGKNRPTVTSPKEYKSRFREAMARYVLQAPSCWHQFQSPQIQRYAPADIHGHSNQNHTLTDVDVIEGATEHSF